The following DNA comes from Chryseobacterium gallinarum.
TTTTAAAAATTGAATATGAAAAAGCTCATTCTACAAGAATTTATATCCACAGATGGTTTCTGTGCTGACAGAGAGAAAACAACAGGCTTTTTTGATGGGACCTATAATAACATAGGCAATGAAATAACTCCGCATCAGGAAAAACTAATGGAAAGTATTGACCTTATTCTTCTTGGGAAAGAAACCTATAAAATGTTTACCAACTACTGGCCGGATGCCGGTGGGGAAGATAGCAAGATTGCAGAAGCAATGAACCGGACACCAAAAATTGTTTTTTCCGGTTCATTACAGGAAGTACAATGGGGAAATCATGGAAATATTTCGTTAGTTACAGAAGATGCGATAACCTATATCACATCATTAAAACAGAAAGAAGAAAAAAACATGATCATGTGGGGTAGTATTTCTTTGGCACAATCCTTACTAAAAGCAAACCTCATCGATGAAATACAACTGGTGGTAGTTCCTGTAGCTATTGGTAAAGGGTATTCTCTCTTCCCTGAAGATTTTAAACTTTTCCATTTGGCACTTTCTGACCACAAGATATTTTCAAATGGTGTGGCTTTGCTTACGTATAAGCCGCAAGAGGTTCTTAGGCCAATATGATAGTCGGTTATCAATTTTCTTAAAATGAACAAGAAGATGAAATCTAGGACCAGTTTCTGACAATAATAGCTGTTTGATATTGAAACTATATAAAGGCACATTCAGAATGATGTGTTTCCCACTGAAGCGTATAACTATGGAAAATATCCGTTTCAGGATATAACCTTGTATATCTGCAAAATACAAATATCAGAAATTCACTTTCCTGTTTTCCATTAATAATCTATTCAATGCTGACTATTATCCCGTTCATGCCGAAGTAAGAGGTGTAAACAACGAAGGCCGTTATTTTCAAAGGGTCAGGACTATGGCAAATCAGGAAATACAATTCAATCTTTAAAACCCATTAGAATATCAGTTATTTGCAAATCAACAAGATTTCTGTATCGGAAACAAGCCAGATAATGGCCTCTACCTTGAGAAACGGAACAGCAGCTCACAATAATAAAATTAAAACCGAGGTCTGTCCAGGAAATAAATTATCTTTGTTACAGAAAAATTTTCTCAATCATGAAATTGGAATTTTCCCCGCTCTCCGAAGTCTCCCGACTTCGGAGCAAGTTTAAAGGAAATAGTCTTATTGACTACTCAACAAGCGGAAATCAAAACAAAAAAATTCCAGCTTTCGTTGGGATTTTTAAGCAAAACAACCTACAATTCTCTATTATTAAAGAAATTTCCCACGAAAAAATGCCGGATATTTTC
Coding sequences within:
- a CDS encoding dihydrofolate reductase family protein translates to MKKLILQEFISTDGFCADREKTTGFFDGTYNNIGNEITPHQEKLMESIDLILLGKETYKMFTNYWPDAGGEDSKIAEAMNRTPKIVFSGSLQEVQWGNHGNISLVTEDAITYITSLKQKEEKNMIMWGSISLAQSLLKANLIDEIQLVVVPVAIGKGYSLFPEDFKLFHLALSDHKIFSNGVALLTYKPQEVLRPI